One window of Methanobacterium alkalithermotolerans genomic DNA carries:
- the cas4 gene encoding CRISPR-associated protein Cas4, giving the protein MTIRVYCISQFLFCPYKLLLSQVHDEKKLADSKNQSKSRTIVTISKHLHHDFVDMVRMNMWSVERGMNKEEVIENLLNGIPSLIKNASENVTHLCDCYAGEQLENEWASRIKIEIEILALKIIKIMNTTRKSGRELIEMMFPPSLNSYLIYDSYLDLVGKVDKIEIMDGNYFPVKIKYGNPPLRGVWDSDALEVVAYALLTEREFETDVNVGFVEYVTLGEKRPVIIDSEIREGFFRVMDEIRNIIYENEAPEIVINPRKCESCEYINTCEYGGLLS; this is encoded by the coding sequence ATGACCATCAGAGTATATTGTATATCCCAATTTCTATTCTGCCCCTATAAACTACTATTAAGCCAGGTACATGATGAAAAAAAATTAGCTGATTCCAAAAACCAGTCCAAGTCCAGAACCATAGTTACTATATCCAAGCACTTGCATCATGATTTTGTGGATATGGTTAGAATGAATATGTGGTCGGTGGAAAGAGGTATGAACAAAGAAGAAGTTATAGAAAATTTATTAAATGGAATTCCTTCTTTAATTAAAAATGCTTCAGAAAACGTTACACATTTATGTGATTGCTATGCTGGGGAACAGCTGGAAAATGAATGGGCTTCTAGAATAAAAATAGAAATAGAGATTTTAGCACTTAAAATAATTAAAATTATGAATACTACCCGAAAATCCGGGCGCGAATTAATTGAAATGATGTTTCCTCCCTCTTTGAATAGTTATTTAATTTATGATAGCTATCTGGATCTGGTGGGTAAAGTAGATAAAATAGAAATTATGGATGGTAACTATTTCCCGGTGAAAATAAAATATGGTAATCCTCCTTTAAGAGGGGTTTGGGATTCTGATGCTCTGGAAGTAGTTGCTTATGCTCTTTTAACTGAAAGGGAATTTGAAACTGATGTTAATGTGGGTTTTGTTGAATATGTTACTTTAGGAGAGAAAAGACCAGTAATAATAGATTCCGAAATTAGAGAAGGGTTTTTTCGGGTGATGGATGAAATAAGAAATATTATATATGAAAATGAAGCTCCTGAAATTGTAATAAACCCCAGAAAATGTGAATCATGTGAATATATCAATACATGTGAATACGGTGGTCTATTATCATAA
- a CDS encoding PPC domain-containing DNA-binding protein, giving the protein MLVFRITPGKDLKNEIGSIQKKNNLEAGIIIGAVGSLQKAALRLADEEIIDIEGPLEIICANGTVSPEGIHLHLAVADKTGKMTGGHLKEGSLVNTTVELSILEYEGTFKRIMDPETGFKELVILN; this is encoded by the coding sequence ATGTTAGTATTCAGAATCACTCCGGGCAAAGATCTCAAAAACGAAATAGGGTCTATACAAAAAAAGAACAACCTGGAAGCAGGAATAATTATTGGCGCAGTAGGCAGTCTGCAAAAAGCAGCTTTAAGGTTAGCTGATGAAGAAATTATTGATATTGAGGGTCCTCTGGAAATAATATGTGCTAATGGGACCGTTTCTCCGGAGGGTATACACTTACATCTGGCGGTGGCAGATAAAACTGGAAAAATGACTGGGGGGCATTTAAAAGAAGGGTCCCTGGTAAATACTACTGTGGAATTGTCTATTCTGGAGTATGAAGGAACTTTTAAGAGAATTATGGATCCTGAAACTGGCTTTAAAGAACTGGTAATTTTAAACTGA
- a CDS encoding homoserine dehydrogenase translates to MKNDTVNIGLIGFGTIGSGVVTILKQNMDLIEKKSRKKINLKKIVDLDISTPRGVDVDPEKLSTNVDDILEDEDIDIVIELIGGYLPALDFILKALNKGKHVVTANKALLAKHWDEIISAAEENQVKISFEASVGGGIPLLQPLNESLAANNIQSIYGIINGTANYILTKMTQEGLNFDSVLNEAQDKGYAEQDTTFDVEGHDTAQKLILLTILGFGKYVKEENFHVEGIRNITPEDIIFNLEERGYVIKLLGISRKTDNELEVRVHPTLIPQDHLLASVNGVFNGVYIEGDAVGPVMMYGQGAGSMPTASAVIGDCLDIINNPQKEIPFGPLKENPASLKSIENVKSKYYIRLKALDHPGVLHSIAGILSDFNISIESVSQKKLDDGPAVPIFIVTHKASENDLRSALKKIDELKDIKEKSMFIRILEE, encoded by the coding sequence ATGAAGAATGATACGGTTAATATTGGCCTTATAGGATTTGGAACTATTGGTAGCGGTGTAGTTACCATACTAAAGCAAAATATGGATTTAATTGAGAAAAAATCACGTAAAAAGATTAATTTAAAGAAAATAGTTGATCTGGATATTAGCACTCCCCGGGGAGTGGATGTGGATCCTGAAAAGTTATCAACCAATGTAGATGACATTCTGGAAGATGAAGATATAGATATCGTTATAGAACTTATTGGGGGCTATTTACCCGCTCTTGATTTTATTTTGAAGGCCCTTAACAAAGGTAAGCATGTGGTTACAGCCAATAAAGCCCTTTTGGCCAAACACTGGGACGAGATTATATCTGCTGCAGAGGAAAATCAGGTTAAAATATCCTTCGAAGCAAGTGTTGGTGGAGGAATACCCCTTTTACAGCCTCTAAATGAGAGTCTAGCTGCCAATAATATCCAGTCCATCTATGGAATAATAAATGGTACGGCTAATTACATACTTACTAAAATGACCCAGGAAGGCTTAAATTTTGATTCAGTATTAAATGAAGCTCAAGATAAAGGATATGCAGAACAAGACACAACTTTTGATGTGGAAGGACATGATACTGCTCAAAAATTAATTCTACTCACCATACTAGGATTTGGAAAATATGTAAAAGAAGAAAATTTCCATGTAGAGGGTATTCGCAATATAACCCCGGAAGATATCATTTTTAATCTAGAAGAGCGAGGATATGTTATTAAGCTACTGGGTATCTCCAGAAAAACAGATAATGAGCTGGAAGTAAGGGTCCATCCCACCTTAATTCCTCAAGACCACCTTTTAGCCTCAGTAAACGGAGTTTTCAATGGAGTTTATATTGAAGGTGATGCTGTGGGTCCAGTAATGATGTATGGCCAGGGAGCAGGGAGTATGCCCACGGCAAGTGCTGTAATTGGAGATTGTCTGGACATTATTAACAATCCGCAAAAAGAAATACCTTTCGGGCCATTAAAAGAAAATCCTGCCTCTTTAAAAAGTATTGAAAATGTAAAATCCAAATACTATATTAGATTGAAAGCCCTGGATCATCCAGGAGTACTGCACTCCATAGCAGGTATTCTAAGCGATTTTAATATAAGTATTGAGTCCGTAAGCCAGAAAAAACTCGATGATGGGCCGGCAGTACCTATTTTTATAGTGACGCATAAAGCATCAGAAAATGATTTAAGGAGTGCTTTAAAGAAAATAGATGAATTAAAAGACATAAAAGAAAAAAGTATGTTTATCCGAATTTTAGAAGAATGA
- a CDS encoding CBS domain-containing protein, whose protein sequence is MEMETKVTVHDAMTSNVVTVDHKLSIADAALLMTRMKVGSLIVKTKAGPEGVITESDIIRKVVSKNIAASDITIGQVMTKNLINIDPGSELNEAARLMAKNNIRRLPVVKDGSLVGILTSSDVMAVSPELTEILVVNARIQENQVGFPTDERPFPGACELCGNFMEYLDEIDGKFVCEECKEDLEGD, encoded by the coding sequence ATGGAAATGGAAACTAAAGTGACAGTACACGACGCCATGACTTCAAATGTTGTAACCGTAGACCATAAGCTAAGTATTGCAGATGCGGCACTATTGATGACCCGGATGAAAGTAGGTAGTCTAATAGTAAAGACTAAGGCTGGACCAGAAGGAGTTATAACTGAAAGTGACATTATAAGAAAGGTTGTTTCAAAAAATATCGCGGCCAGTGATATTACTATTGGCCAGGTCATGACTAAAAATCTTATAAATATAGATCCTGGCAGCGAATTGAACGAAGCAGCTCGTTTAATGGCTAAAAATAACATAAGGAGGTTGCCTGTTGTTAAAGATGGGTCATTGGTGGGAATATTGACCTCTAGTGATGTTATGGCTGTTTCTCCTGAATTAACTGAAATACTGGTGGTAAATGCGCGTATTCAGGAAAATCAGGTGGGTTTCCCCACTGATGAAAGACCATTTCCCGGAGCATGTGAACTCTGTGGAAATTTCATGGAATATCTGGATGAAATTGATGGTAAATTTGTGTGTGAAGAATGTAAAGAAGATTTAGAGGGTGATTAA
- a CDS encoding DUF366 family protein gives MKMLHKHLNENLNYDGTPIEPAWALKEYGIKGSSIITWIGPMLIKKDKIIDYEDVDLEIKSDVMAHFIVEHFDCQPADLRMAYHRQRILVMILKDELSNWNIPCTRKGDDLYINSAKLSVSIATVTPSSMKVHLGINVKNQGTPHDVETSSLIDNNHDMGMKSVIKLMKDTSKRYINEIYSIEEDIAKTRIF, from the coding sequence ATGAAAATGCTTCATAAACATTTAAATGAGAACTTAAATTATGATGGAACTCCCATAGAACCAGCATGGGCTTTAAAAGAATATGGTATTAAGGGATCCAGTATAATAACCTGGATTGGCCCCATGCTTATTAAAAAGGACAAAATAATTGATTATGAGGATGTAGATTTAGAAATCAAATCTGATGTAATGGCCCATTTTATTGTGGAACACTTTGATTGCCAACCAGCAGATTTAAGAATGGCTTATCATCGCCAAAGGATACTTGTGATGATTTTAAAAGATGAATTAAGTAATTGGAATATTCCTTGTACCAGAAAAGGAGACGACCTGTATATAAATTCTGCTAAATTGTCGGTTTCCATTGCCACGGTTACCCCTAGCAGCATGAAAGTTCATCTGGGCATCAATGTGAAAAATCAGGGAACTCCACATGATGTTGAAACCAGCAGTCTTATAGATAATAATCACGATATGGGCATGAAAAGTGTTATTAAACTAATGAAAGATACATCAAAAAGATATATAAATGAAATTTATTCAATTGAAGAAGATATAGCCAAAACAAGAATTTTTTAA
- a CDS encoding 6-carboxytetrahydropterin synthase, whose product MKIIINGIHANLRFSAAHMIPEHESCGCIHGHSYHVDVQLEGQRSGKFGFVVDFKEVKSIVRTICKKLDHKVLIPLESPLIEFKSVKNSVEFSIDGKEYKLPLQDCVLLPLPSTSAEDLSIYFVDKLWEKLQEKGADVSVVQICVNEGIGQGAFYSRNRNCENY is encoded by the coding sequence ATGAAAATTATTATTAATGGCATTCATGCTAACTTAAGGTTCTCTGCAGCGCACATGATTCCTGAACATGAATCATGTGGCTGTATTCATGGACACTCCTATCATGTGGATGTTCAGCTGGAGGGCCAGCGATCAGGTAAATTTGGATTTGTGGTTGACTTTAAAGAAGTTAAAAGCATTGTAAGGACCATATGTAAAAAATTGGATCATAAGGTATTAATTCCTTTAGAAAGTCCATTGATTGAGTTCAAGTCAGTAAAAAACTCTGTTGAATTTAGTATTGATGGCAAGGAATATAAATTACCTCTTCAGGACTGTGTACTCCTTCCTTTACCTTCCACTTCTGCAGAGGATTTATCCATATATTTTGTGGATAAACTGTGGGAAAAGTTACAAGAAAAGGGAGCCGATGTTTCGGTGGTTCAGATTTGTGTTAATGAAGGCATTGGGCAGGGCGCTTTTTATAGTCGTAACCGGAACTGCGAAAATTATTAA
- a CDS encoding DNA polymerase subunit beta — protein sequence MMKARPRDFIYTTDDLYFATTSYLHPEDRILSFLRYIPHKNGDRLKNGKKYAKVDSVQAYNYLQENYPEYLFECENSQTFMMGVPLDRVKEILTPHDRLKEIMKEDQSIPLLRKVVKVGETFHEKANIPYENMGISGSILPGLYNIESSDIDFVIYGLENHRRARATFKDIKDQDIFQSIGDDYWDKIFKKRIKDSALSFEEFCWYEKRKNNRGIIDGTLFDILATRNWEEIKGSWGDIRYENHGHVTLEATVKSALASFDNPAVYEVTDVKIMEGPPVTVDKVASFTHTYAGQAEEDERIIVKGKLERVIGSKNSYRVVVGTTRESIDEFIKIKDLHMD from the coding sequence ATTATGAAAGCCCGACCTCGAGATTTCATATACACTACTGATGATCTTTACTTTGCCACAACTTCCTATCTGCATCCTGAAGATAGGATACTCTCTTTCCTGCGTTATATCCCTCACAAAAATGGGGATCGTTTAAAAAATGGGAAGAAGTATGCTAAAGTAGATTCAGTTCAAGCCTATAATTATCTACAGGAAAATTATCCAGAGTATCTATTTGAATGTGAAAATAGCCAGACATTTATGATGGGGGTTCCTTTAGATCGGGTTAAAGAAATATTAACTCCCCATGACCGTTTAAAAGAGATAATGAAAGAAGATCAATCAATTCCATTATTGAGAAAGGTGGTGAAAGTTGGAGAAACCTTCCATGAAAAGGCAAATATCCCTTATGAAAATATGGGAATCTCTGGTTCCATCTTACCCGGGCTGTATAATATTGAAAGTTCAGATATCGATTTTGTGATTTATGGGCTGGAAAATCACCGTCGTGCCCGGGCAACTTTCAAGGATATTAAGGACCAGGATATTTTCCAGAGTATTGGTGATGATTACTGGGATAAGATATTTAAAAAACGAATTAAAGATTCGGCGCTATCTTTTGAAGAGTTTTGCTGGTATGAAAAACGTAAAAATAATAGAGGGATTATAGATGGAACTTTATTTGATATTTTAGCCACTAGAAATTGGGAGGAAATAAAAGGTTCCTGGGGAGACATACGTTATGAGAATCATGGGCATGTTACCCTGGAAGCTACTGTAAAAAGCGCTCTGGCATCATTTGATAACCCTGCAGTATATGAAGTAACTGATGTAAAGATAATGGAAGGCCCCCCAGTAACAGTTGATAAAGTTGCCTCTTTTACCCACACCTATGCTGGTCAGGCAGAGGAAGATGAAAGAATAATAGTTAAAGGTAAATTAGAGCGTGTTATAGGCTCTAAAAATAGTTATAGGGTTGTTGTGGGTACTACTAGAGAATCTATAGATGAATTTATAAAAATAAAAGATTTACATATGGATTAG
- a CDS encoding 7-carboxy-7-deazaguanine synthase QueE, with protein sequence MKAPIMEVFSSIQGEGKLIGRRQIFIRFAGCNLDCIYCDTPESKNAANGIEISIEELSKTVSHLLTPDFHSISFTGGEPLLQADFIKLFLERNDFKSMLETNGSLPSQIKKIAGLIDYASVDIKLPEHFASDNKGDLWEKEVDSLNILIEKGANSYCKVVVLPTTKVDTVELIAKHIKKELNLPSKVPLVIQPASPVDYWVKHSPKLFKMSEKAGKHMDVLTIPQIHKLLKVR encoded by the coding sequence ATGAAAGCACCTATCATGGAAGTTTTTTCAAGTATTCAAGGTGAAGGCAAGCTCATTGGTCGCAGACAAATTTTTATTCGTTTTGCAGGGTGCAATCTGGATTGTATCTATTGCGATACTCCTGAAAGCAAAAATGCAGCCAATGGTATCGAAATTTCAATTGAAGAGTTATCGAAAACTGTAAGCCATTTGCTGACCCCTGATTTCCATTCTATTTCCTTTACAGGGGGAGAACCATTACTTCAGGCAGATTTTATCAAATTATTTTTAGAACGAAATGATTTTAAATCTATGCTGGAAACTAACGGGTCTTTACCATCACAGATTAAGAAAATCGCCGGATTAATTGATTATGCTTCGGTGGATATAAAACTGCCGGAACATTTTGCCAGTGATAATAAGGGTGATTTATGGGAAAAGGAAGTGGATTCCCTAAACATATTAATAGAAAAAGGAGCAAATAGTTATTGTAAAGTTGTAGTGCTTCCCACTACCAAAGTGGACACTGTGGAACTAATTGCCAAACACATCAAAAAAGAACTTAACCTACCTTCAAAAGTTCCACTGGTAATACAACCTGCAAGTCCTGTTGATTATTGGGTTAAGCATAGTCCTAAACTCTTTAAAATGTCTGAAAAAGCAGGAAAACACATGGATGTTTTAACCATCCCCCAGATACATAAACTTCTAAAGGTCAGATAG